A window of the Diorhabda carinulata isolate Delta chromosome 1, icDioCari1.1, whole genome shotgun sequence genome harbors these coding sequences:
- the LOC130895282 gene encoding arfaptin-2, translating to MSQISSPIANGERTSIHDMLKDTPPNENKTNTLPSSSSNSNLPRSAPTSLSTGSNPPSILNSPISNDDSTLFRNNSSRIENLKNWSISTYKCTKQIMFEKLGKSSRTVDAELENRIEQLKDTQKKYINILRLTRILTNHFYHVVQTQHALGEAFSDLAQKSPELQEEFLYNCETQRNLTKNGETLLGALNFFISSVNTLCNKTIEDTLQSIRQYEASRIEYDAYRTDLESLSTKPDGTIGLEEAQQNYEVHRQQFMKLRAEVTIKLKFLDENRIKVMHKQLLLFHNAISAYFSGNQQALEATLKQFNIKVKTPNSTFPSWLEQ from the exons ATGTCGCAAATTAGTAGCCCAATAGCAAATGGTGAAAGAACCAGTATTCATGATATGTTAAAAGATACGCCACCAAATGAGAACAAAACAAATACATTGCCATCATCTTCAAGTAACTCTAATTTACCTCGATCTGCCCCAACGAGCTTATCTACTGGTAGCAATCCTCCATCAATACTCAATTCTCCTATATCAAATGATGATTCAACTTTGTTCAGAAACAATTCATCACGGATAGAAAACCTGAAAAACTGGTCCATATCTACTTACAAATGTACAAAACAGATCATGTttgaaaaattaggaaaatctTCTAGAACAGTTGATGCAG AATTGGAAAATCGAATAGAACAATTGAAAGACActcagaaaaaatatattaatattcttCGATTAACAAGAATATTAACTAACCATTTTTATCATGTTGTGCAAACTCAG CATGCCTTGGGTGAAGCATTTTCTGATCTTGCTCAGAAGTCCCCAGAGCTTcaagaagaatttttatataactgtGAAACTCAAAGGAATCTCACAAAAAATGGTGAAACTCTCCTAGGtgctctcaatttttttatatcttcagtAAACACATTATGTAACAAAACTATCGAAGATACCCTTCAAAGTATAAGACAATATGAAGCTTCAAGAATTGAATATGATGCTTATCGCACAGATTTAGAATCTCTTTCCACTAAACCAGATGGAACAATAGGACTGGAAGAGGCTCAACAAAATTATGAAGTACATAGACAACAGTTCATGAAACTCAGAGCCGAAGTTACaattaaactgaaatttttggATGAGAATAGA aTTAAAGTGATGCACAAGCAGTTGCTACTTTTCCACAATGCCATCTCAGCATATTTTTCTGGAAACCAGCAAGCCTTGGAAGCGACATTGAAACAGTTCAATATCAAAGTTAAGACTCCTAACTCGACATTTCCTTCATGGCTAGAACAGtag